From Doryrhamphus excisus isolate RoL2022-K1 chromosome 22, RoL_Dexc_1.0, whole genome shotgun sequence, one genomic window encodes:
- the LOC131110017 gene encoding stonustoxin subunit beta-like has translation MLFLTFWVLSVSDKKIKSNKNEKKKTEKVSTYVVNIQEPTRRSELLKYWIHLSLDDKTANRMLWISDNGSKVCRRLEEVCPVLDRPERYEYSPQVVCKEGIWNMRAYWEVEYTGWVVIGATYEGAGRRANSGPSGLGENEESWGLCWAGTRYQIWFNGINKDINDVPFCSTIGVYVDQPAGTISFYVVTREGSQREVKLLYKVKTNIEKKILPGFWIGIQSSCTLLKKED, from the exons atgctgtttttaactttttgggTCCTGTCCGTTTCAGACAAGAAAATCAAGTCAAAcaagaatgaaaagaaaaagacag AAAAAGTCTCAACCTACGTGGTCAACATTCAAGAGCCAACAAGAAGATCAGAACTTctgaagt ACTGGATCCATTTGTCCTTGGATGACAAGACCGCCAACAGGATGCTATGGATTTCTGACAATGGCTCCAAGGTGTGTCGCAGGCTTGAGGAGGTGTGTCCCGTCCTGGACAGACCGGAAAGATATGAGTACTCACCACAG GTGGTGTGCAAAGAGGGAATCTGGAACATGAGGGCCTACTGGGAAGTAGAGTACACCGGCTGGGTGGTCATCGGCGCCACCTACGAGGGAGCGGGACGGAGGGCCAACTCTGGGCCGAGCGGCCTTGGGGAAAACGAGGAATCCTGGGGTCTGTGCTGGGCGGGAACACGCTATCAGATCTGGTTTAATGGCATCAATAAGGACATCAACGACGTCCCCTTTTGCTCTACCATCGGGGTGTACGTGGACCAGCCTGCCGGCACCATCAGTTTTTACGTGGTGACCAGGGAGGGATCCCAGAGGGAGGTCAAGCTGCTGTATAAAGTGAAGACCAACATTGAGAAGAAGATTCTTCCTGGATTCTGGATCGGGATTCAGTCTTCATGCACGTTACTCAAGAAAGAAGACTGA